Proteins from one Hyperolius riggenbachi isolate aHypRig1 chromosome 2, aHypRig1.pri, whole genome shotgun sequence genomic window:
- the LOC137545059 gene encoding uncharacterized protein, whose amino-acid sequence MNGPMGIFGASRGVLSSEHWVFEMEEVLPSLTKCQAMLITMWNGIGQNPEMFLSQKFLQVLTFLGICCFAYLLAFDNNEKERSVAETQLMHDTGKMIEDITRQRWLQSLLETIHNPGRRAHSVLRQNKERSVAEAQLMHDKGKTIGEITRQRWLQGLLGAVHSAGRRDVPLIRNLRREVHVAGNKEHQRLSITKKNRSLQFKDAHTAYSTNLYE is encoded by the exons ATGAATGGACCAATGGGAATTTTTGGAGCCTCCAGAGGGGTCCTTTCTTCTGAACACTGGGTCTTTGAAATggaagaggtcttgccctctcttaCAAAGTGCCAAGCAATGTTAATCACCATGTGGAATGGCATTGGTCAG AATCCTGAGATGTTCCTGTCACAGAAGTTCCTGCAAGTGCTCACCTTCCTAGGAATCTGTTGCTTCGCCTATCTTCTTGCATTTGACAACAACGAAAA AGAGAGATCAGTTGCTGAGACTCAGCTAATGCATGATACAGGAAAGATGATTGAAGACATAACCCGACAAAGATGGTTACAAAGTTTACTGGAGACCATTCACAACCCAGGCCGAAGAGCACACTCAGTGCTGAGACAAAATAA AGAAAGGTCTGTAGCTGAAGCCCAACTAATGCATGACAAGGGAAAGACTATAGGAGAAATCACCCGCCAAAGATGGTTACAAGGATTGCTGGGAGCTGTTCACAGTGCTGGCCGAAGAGATGTTCCTCTAATAAGAAACTTACGTAGGGAAGTTCACGTAGCAGGCAATAAAGAACACCAAAGGCTAagcataacaaaaaaaaacagaagcctACAATTCAAAGATGCACATACTGCTTACAGTACAAATTTGTATGAATAA